A genome region from Glutamicibacter arilaitensis Re117 includes the following:
- a CDS encoding acyl-CoA dehydrogenase family protein: MTALATGTRLAGLKARFAPLFARIAQGAAERDRTGELPYQAVADLAAAGFGAVRVPESHGGSGATLPELFELFVDLAAADSNIAQALRAHFAFVEDRLVAEPGPGRDKWLARFAAGELVGNSWTEVGTVKVGDVITKVTPDGKGGFKINGTKYYSTGSIFADWLDTYAERTDTGKRVIAAVNRHQPGVELADDWDGFGQRTTGTGTSTFTDAVVAEEDLIDFDTRFKYQTAFYQQVLLAVLAGSAKAAERDFAAELKARKRTFSHAAANVAAEDPQLLQVIGEVSAASFAAAATVQRVSAALQGAYETALALHDGDVTEIEDESANDDAELASAQAQVVLTPLVLNAITHAFDALAASATSVSKNLDRHWRNARTAGNHNPWVFKARLIGDLAVNGTELPRVWAIGTSI, from the coding sequence ATGACTGCATTAGCAACTGGCACTCGACTCGCAGGACTCAAAGCACGTTTTGCACCGCTCTTCGCGCGCATCGCGCAGGGCGCGGCCGAACGCGACCGCACCGGCGAATTGCCCTACCAGGCGGTCGCGGACCTGGCTGCCGCCGGCTTCGGTGCGGTTAGGGTTCCAGAATCGCACGGGGGTTCCGGCGCAACTCTGCCCGAACTCTTCGAACTGTTCGTGGATCTCGCGGCAGCTGACTCCAATATCGCCCAGGCGCTGCGCGCGCACTTCGCGTTTGTCGAGGATCGGCTGGTGGCAGAGCCGGGTCCGGGGCGCGACAAGTGGCTGGCCCGCTTCGCCGCCGGTGAACTGGTGGGCAACTCGTGGACCGAGGTTGGAACGGTGAAGGTCGGGGACGTGATCACCAAGGTCACCCCGGACGGCAAGGGCGGATTCAAGATCAACGGCACCAAGTACTATTCCACCGGCTCGATTTTCGCAGACTGGCTGGACACCTACGCGGAGCGCACCGATACCGGAAAGCGCGTGATCGCCGCGGTCAACCGCCACCAGCCCGGCGTCGAACTGGCCGATGACTGGGACGGCTTTGGCCAGCGCACCACGGGTACCGGAACCTCCACCTTCACCGATGCGGTGGTGGCCGAGGAAGACCTGATCGACTTCGACACCCGTTTCAAGTACCAGACAGCGTTCTACCAGCAGGTGCTCCTGGCGGTGCTGGCCGGCTCCGCCAAAGCGGCAGAGCGGGACTTCGCCGCCGAGCTGAAGGCTCGCAAGCGGACCTTCAGCCATGCGGCGGCCAATGTGGCTGCCGAAGATCCGCAGCTGCTGCAGGTGATCGGAGAGGTCTCCGCTGCATCCTTCGCCGCCGCGGCAACGGTTCAACGCGTTTCGGCGGCGTTGCAGGGAGCCTACGAAACTGCGCTCGCGCTGCACGACGGTGATGTCACCGAGATAGAGGATGAGTCCGCGAACGACGACGCCGAGCTGGCCAGCGCTCAGGCGCAGGTGGTGCTGACCCCGCTGGTGCTCAATGCCATCACCCACGCTTTTGATGCGCTGGCTGCCAGCGCCACGAGCGTCTCCAAGAATCTGGACCGGCACTGGCGCAATGCCCGTACTGCCGGCAACCACAACCCCTGGGTGTTCAAGGCGCGGTTGATTGGGGACCTGGCGGTCAATGGCACCGAGCTTCCGCGCGTGTGGGCGATTGGAACCTCGATATAA
- a CDS encoding acyl-CoA dehydrogenase family protein yields MTVTALPRVPYTGTARDAELEHWRAVARRVADALAADALARDRANAQPFAEVRLLREAGLLDLLAPAEFGGAGGHFETAFEVIRILAAADGSISQLLAYHYINQSSIAFYAPAEAQAAWWRRTVEERWLWGDSVNPVDPALVLTREGAGYRLNGAKRFSTGSGVGEVIVVNAQVEGTGELLAFVVPRDAQGLEIVDDWDYLGQRLSASNSLVYRNVRIEPADVLGPVTDEPVSTLLTPGIQLAFANFYVGIAQGALERGKQILLGRKNAWFLSAAETYSQDPVFQRTVGELKARTAAVAALAEKLGRRFDALLSLAGAVTQPQRAELAVAIAELKVVATEAGVEVANRVFEVTGSSSTQSGVGLDLFWRNVRTHSLHDPVDYKKIEVGAYFLRGESQPLSLYT; encoded by the coding sequence GCGCTGGCCCGCGACCGCGCCAACGCGCAGCCCTTCGCCGAGGTGCGGCTCTTGCGCGAGGCCGGGCTGCTGGACCTGCTGGCTCCCGCCGAATTCGGCGGTGCCGGAGGGCACTTCGAGACCGCCTTCGAGGTCATCCGCATCCTGGCCGCCGCCGACGGGTCGATCTCCCAGCTGCTGGCCTACCACTACATCAACCAGTCTTCCATCGCGTTCTACGCCCCGGCCGAGGCGCAGGCCGCCTGGTGGCGGCGCACCGTGGAGGAACGCTGGCTGTGGGGCGACTCGGTCAATCCGGTGGACCCGGCCCTCGTGCTGACCCGCGAGGGCGCCGGCTACCGGCTGAACGGCGCCAAGCGCTTCTCCACCGGATCCGGGGTGGGCGAGGTGATCGTCGTGAACGCCCAGGTCGAAGGCACCGGCGAGCTGCTGGCCTTCGTGGTGCCGCGCGATGCGCAGGGGCTGGAGATCGTCGACGACTGGGACTACCTGGGCCAGCGGCTGAGCGCGTCGAACTCGCTGGTGTACCGCAACGTGCGCATCGAGCCGGCCGACGTGCTGGGCCCGGTCACCGACGAGCCGGTCTCCACCCTGCTCACCCCGGGCATCCAGCTGGCCTTCGCCAATTTCTACGTGGGCATCGCGCAGGGCGCGCTGGAACGCGGCAAGCAGATCCTGCTGGGGCGCAAGAACGCCTGGTTCCTCTCAGCGGCGGAAACCTACTCGCAGGATCCGGTGTTCCAGCGCACCGTGGGCGAGCTGAAGGCCCGCACCGCCGCCGTCGCCGCCCTGGCCGAGAAGCTGGGCCGCAGGTTCGATGCGCTGCTCTCGCTGGCCGGCGCGGTCACCCAGCCGCAGCGCGCGGAACTGGCCGTGGCGATCGCGGAGCTGAAGGTCGTGGCCACCGAGGCCGGCGTGGAGGTCGCCAACCGCGTCTTCGAGGTCACCGGTTCCTCCTCCACCCAGAGCGGCGTCGGCCTGGACCTGTTCTGGCGCAATGTGCGCACCCATTCGCTGCATGACCCTGTGGACTACAAGAAGATCGAGGTTGGTGCTTACTTCCTGCGCGGAGAGTCCCAGCCGCTCTCGCTGTACACCTAA